From the Papaver somniferum cultivar HN1 chromosome 2, ASM357369v1, whole genome shotgun sequence genome, the window TTATCTGAAAGGCGCCAATTCGGGGGAAATACTAttctttcctctttttcttttctatcgGCTACAAATTCTTGCCATAGAATCTGCTGAAGGACATAAACTATTGCCTTATTTCTGTTAATCACTGCATCATGATCATCGGTGATGATCGAAGGTGTAACTTTGCTAATCCTGATCAATCAGTGAAGGAAGGCACCATAGTCTTGAtagatgaaaaaatgaaaaacttaAGTAGCTGATTGAAGAGTAAACCACCAACAATCCTCCAAATAGATTACCAAGGAAATTAAATAAGTAATTTTTTAGGCCGCAAATGAAATGGAATTCCAAATATACTAATCCATTACCCACCATGGATAAACTCTAGTGATTCTTCCATTAAGTACCCATGAACCAGAGTCATGAATAATACAGTATATAATAATATTGTAATTTTCACGATGAGAggggaaaaaaaatgaaaggaGAAAAAGGGTGAGAATAATGAGATCAGATGATGGATGAATATGATAGTGATGTGCGCCGACTGGGCTAGCTTTTAGAAAATAATGCTTGCTGTCATCTAAttctccattcccattcccatacTCTTTCACTAAAACGTGTGTATTGACAGTCTCTACTGTTTCTTAATtgtcccttcttcttcttctctactttCACCTTCCACGTGTGGGGGACCTTCCCCCATACCAGCCCTACCTACAAACTTGTTGTTTCACTATCTCCCCCACTCACAACTTACATTCTTGTGTCCATTTATTTACTAAAATGAAAATATCAAAATGCATGAGTGATTGATACAATTAGTTTCAATGGTCAATTGATGGAGTGATCAACGATACAAAGTGCATCAGAAAGTTATCTAGAAATGATCATGACGTGATCAGATCAGAATAATCAATTGTAAGTCAGGTTATTCTTGTTATTCCGGTCAAAGTCTTTTTCATTTGGTATATTGTTTAATTAGTTTACGTTGGATTTAATTACCTAGGAAAGATGCTTGTAAATTTGTAGTCAATATGCAGGTACGTAAGAGTAAGACTAGGAGTAGTCGAAACGTTATGATATATGAGTACAGAGTACGTATAACAATTGTAGTGACGTGCTTTAAATGTTCTGTGTAAACTCATCATAACAACACAGTGCTAATAGTTCGTCATGTGTTCAGTGGTACTCATGATTTTTACTGAGATCGAGAATCTATCTAATAActctgagagagagagagagaaagtgatcATCATGCATTTTTGAAGCTGAAATGATATATGCAGTGTTTATTATGTGTGTTTGTGTTCAGGTTTCCTTTTAAGGAAATGCAATCATACCCTGGCTAACACTCATTACGTTGTCGGGAACATGCACAAGTACAAGTCTTAATATCACCATTCATTTTAGCTCGTTATTAGTGTTAATCTATAACGAACTAATAGCCGGTTTTGTTAATTAGCATTAGAATTAGTGTATTTGCTTAAATTATGCCCGAGACAAATAAACAACGCGGTACTTTGTAGGTGTTGATATTTTGAGGACAGTTAATTTCTTAGTTTGATTGCAAGTTACGTCTTAGGTAATAATGAGAGGTTGTGAGTTTCTCCCATTCTACAGGTGCAAACGGCTACAAGTGCAAACGGAAGTTTCCAGCTCTTTTTACGATTTACTCAAATACCCAATAACACTGTACGTACCCAAAACTAATCTGTCACTCTAGGACAACATCCCCAATGTGCGAGCCTCGGAAAAATTACCTGATCACCGGTGACACGAGCAAAAACCCACACAGCATCATCACCAAACAATATTTAGCAAAAATACGACCAAAAAGAGAGTGTACCTTGTTGGAACTCACAAGCACtgctaaaagaaaaaaacattataTCCGTAGTTTAGCGTCTAAGCAAAAAACGTTGAGAGTTCGTCAAGACAAAACTCAATGTAGTCTGTTTGAGCGCCCCGGCCTGCCACCCGACCAAAACACTACTAGATCATCCTGCGACAGGCAAGGGCCAAAACCTTCTCTttttttgtactttttttttttttttttgttgttgttgctttttTAATGTTTATATATAATTTGCATATTTATATAGGCATATCTTGTTTCAGCCTATGCATCTTCATTTCGGATAACTAGAGTGTGGAGAGGAAAAAATATACTGTCTCCTAATAAGATACAAATATCACTCGATTggtagataaatcaatcacttgGCACTTTGCTTTTTATCCAAGACAAACTCATTAACAAACTCATTGGCTACTATTTCTACTACTACTTATAACTTCATTTAGGCAGCCATCATTCAATCTATCTCAAGTGTGACTGACATTTATCAGCTTGGTTGGCGTATCCTATACTTTTGTCTTCCTCATACAGTGTATTTATGGTATATCTTATTTTCTAACAAAACTTACAAATGTACAGTACACTTTCATAAATGATCTGTATTTAAAGGTAAAGTTGTTTAAAAAGGCCAATTTAATCAATAATCAATAATCTAGTCAATATATTATTGTTAACTGAGATACTATTATTATTGTTAACCTAACAAGATCTAGCTAGCCACACCAACATGAAATTACAggagaaagaaacaaaaatcacatGTCACAATGGTTACTCATTAGTCATAATTGAGCAAATTCATAATTACTTAATCACTTTTTAAACATGTAATTAAGTGGTAAAAACATAAGAGATTGATGATCCATGCATGCAAAAGTTTCATCAAGGGACAAGTCTAATTAAGTTGAAACTAGATAAACAATAGAAATCTGATCTAAAACACTATTGATGATGAGAGGTACTTATGAAGAAAACCCAAGCCTCAGCTCCAAATCTAAGTCATCTTCACAGCACAAGCCAATCTCCAAATCTAGCCTAACATTTTCACCATAAATCTTCATGTTGTTGCTGCCACAGTACTGATAGTGATTGTAATTCTCATTCATGAAATCCTCAAGCTGATGTCCGTCTCCAACTTCCGACAACATTTCCATCATAGGTAAAGCAGTTGCGGCGCTGTTCTTTGCATTTTCCTGGCCTTTCGTGCTCGACAACTGGCTGAAAGAAGATGAACTTATAAATGATTTTATCCTAATATTGTCCTCAGTTGAAGGTGGTGTTGAAGACGAACAAGCAGTGATAGATGGAGGAGTAGTACTACTAGGCAACGGGTAAGCAATTGTAGAAGGGTAAGCTGCAGGTGGGAAATGGTGATTAGTGAAAGCAGCAGCAGTAGAGGATGATGGgtgaaaattagggttagggcTGATGAAGTTAGCATGCTGATATTGGTTAATGTCCCAAGGAATTGATTGGTTCAACCTAGCTCTATCTCTCCTATGAATATTCATATGACCTCCAAGAGCTTGAGCAGATCGAAATTCCCTTTTACAGAAACTACATGTGTAAGGTCTTGGTGGCCATGAGAACTTACTGCCTAAAGTTTCTTTCCCATAACTATAACTTCTGTTGTGTTCCCATGTTTCCTTAactttgttgctgttgttgttcttgttgatgAGGGTTCTCTCCATTTTTTGTTTTGACGATTCAACCTTACATCAATATCAAAACATAATATCATTAGGATTTGCatacacaaaagaaaatcaaAGTACACATAAACATGATGATCACAAACAGTAACGAAAGCCTAACTAAAAGGTTAGAATTTAAAGAGATTAaggatgaagaagagaaaaattaTAACTTACCATAACTTATAGCTTGAAACAAGAATTGATGTAATGATGAACTACAAGGAGATCAGTAGATGAGAGAAAGAGAGATGAGAGAAACCAATATGTTTTCAAGTGTGGTTGAAAGAACAATATGAAATGAGTATATGATGAAGTAACTGAGACAAAAAGTTAAGAGATGAGACCCATCTCTCAAAACAATGAaagtgaaagaaagaaaaaaaaaagaagggaagTGAGTGAGTACGTATGACTCTGTAAaacatatgatgatgatgatgctgacGAGATAGAGTTATGGTTTGGTGGTCAAGGAGAGACTACATGTACTAGCTAGATAGTAATAATAATGAGAGTTTgtttaaaaagaaataaaacaaaacccATGAAAATTTTAACACTTAAAACTGAAAAATCCGAATGGAGGTACCAATTTAGTGAAAGTGTATTTATTTCTATATTTGGATCTTACTTGGTGAATGTTGAACCTTTAGCTTTGCCAGGTTATACCCACTTTCCTTCTTTGGCCGATTCATTTTCACCTATAAAATTTAATGTCAAGTTATATGTACGTTGTACACCCTTGAATTTGTATATATGCTATCTGCCAGCCTATCTCATACCATGCCAAAAATTTCTACCATCTAACATATATATGGATTGGTTTGAACTAATTGACACAGTTTATGACGCACTGAATAGTAATGGTGAGTTCAAATAAGAACATTTTGAGTGTATTGATAAATAGATGCCATGCACTTCACTTGAGAAAACTACcctcaattatttttttaattcttttgaaAAGTACTACCCTCGAATTAATATCGACTACATTCGAGTATTTTGAGTGAGAAATGAACCCCTTTTCATATAAGTTAAACTAGTACAGATGGTTTTGCAGCTAGGGCTGCACAACTGGTAGGGTggataggatatggcctatatctgtcaccctacccgtttactggcggttaagaaaatctttacccaccATCCTATCctccaaataatggatagggtaggatacggttaaaaaactggcgggtagggtaggattggcgggtatgagtagggtatgtgcacccctagatagggtgggtaggatatggtctacacccgccaccctacccgtttactggcggttaagaaaatctttacccgccaccctacccgccaaatagtggatagggtaggatacggttaaaaaactggcgggtagggtagagttggcgggtatgggtagggtatgtgcaccccttgCTATTCTTGGAAGAACAAGGAGATGAACTTATATATGCTTTTTTGAACTTTAGAAATTGAAGATACTGATTTTTCTTAGGTATACAAGTTAAACAATCCATTGTGCATGCTGAGTTAATCAAATCCTAATGATAATGCAAAGTGCCACATACCATGCTCTTATCTTAAATTGGACAAAACCCATCTCAAGTTGGATAGATGTAGTCTGATAAAGCTGTAGTCCATTGAGATAGAGACATTTTCCATACCCAATTACCCATGTATGGATACCATGCAATTTCTAAAAGATTAAGTTAATGTCCAGTGGTTAAAAAGTCATTAAGTACCATGCAGGAGGAATACTGAACTCTAATTCTCTAAAAGTGCATGGCCAGCTATTCATGTATGGGTCATGAGTAAGTTTTTAGCTAAAAGAAGAAAAGTTTGATATGAGATTTAGAAAACGAAACTGACTAATTACTACTACTATCAATTAACAGAAGTTAACTGCACATGcttgagagagatagagagaaagAGCATTGACAAGACCAGAAGTGACAAAAGATTATCTAAGAAGAGAAGAGATTTAGGGTGATTTGAAGGGATGAGACTGATGGCCAATTGGATGAAACTATTACGTTGCCAAATATAGTTGAGGTAAGACATGCTTGTATACCCGGAATAACAGTCATTACCCGCAGTATAACACATGTTACCTTTTCTTTTACTCTACTTGACTTGATTTGCTTGGTTTTTAGACCTTTTCTTAAATCGATCCCTGCATGTCTGTTACATTTCACATCAATATTAGTATTTTGACGGGTGTAATTGTGGTTCTTATCTCTACTACCTTAGACAGAGACAAACCAACACAGAAAATTTCCATCAGTCTCTTGTCTATTGATTTCATCTTTAAGACTTTACCTTCCCTTTCACGATTAAAACCCCTTTGTCTGTTCATCCTGATGGTATATCTCTTGCAAAAAGTATTTCATCTAATCTCTACAAGATCTTGTTGCTGCTGGAAGTAAATCGAATGCTGATTCTGTAGCTGGCAAGTCATTCACTTTCTGGTTCAAATGCTAATTTATTCAAAATCTAGCGCGAAAATCTCAGGTATCCAAATTCGTCTACAACTATTTCTGGTTCTGCACTATTTATCTGGGTCTTTTGTTGGACTAAAATCTAATCACGGCCCAATAGCAAAAAATTCTGCACTATTCATCTGGGTCTTTTGTTGGACTAAAATCTAATCACGGCccaatagcaaaaaaaaaagaaagataatctGAGCAATTATGTACGATGACTCTTTTTACTACATGACTTGGCTTAAAGTCATCCAAGTCCTTTATCATTCACTAAATTGAGTTTCAGTCCGGATAATCCAATATATTTCTAAGTTGGTAAATATGAGTAATTGAGATGGTTATATCCCTTTGTTTAATCAACAAAGTAAACGACTTGGCTTAAAGTCATCCCAAGTCGTTTATCATTCACTAAATTGGGTTTCAGTTTGGATAATTCAATATATTTCTAAGTTGGTATATAATTGAGATGTTTATATCCCTTTGTCTAACAACAAAGCAAACAAATGAGTTACTTATTCATTCTTCTGGTAGCCGAATAAATCTACCTCTTGTTTTTGCAAAAGTGTTAGTGATACTTTTACAGAAACAAAGAGAATAATACTTTTTTCTATTTTCCTGTGAATAATAGGTATAAATAGTTCCACCATCGGTCAtagacaaaacaaaataaaataaaatcgtaACTGATAAATGCAGAACTTTCTATATAACAATGGTAGCTAGttaatccaatttttttttatttattcaagTATGATAATGGCATAGTTATGAACAAACATATATACCAAATGTCACCTTTTCCCGATATATCCATGTATGTTAGTGTATAAGACTTTCTAATTGTCAAATCCATAGTACATATACGTTGGTTATGGATCATTTATTAATACACTGTTAACTACTAAAGGAAAGACTTCAGAATATGACTATGGTTCAAGACTGGGAAGACAAACAGTGGATATAAAATAACTCGTGATAGATCTGTATAGTTAGAGTTTCTACGAAAtaatcagtaattcatcaatcgATGGAAACAACAATAATAAAATCAATAAATTATTAATAAATATGTCATTTTGTTTAACtcatatacaaaattaattaattctaACTCCCATTTTAAACCGAACAGTTAATTAATCCTGCATTAATAAACTAATACACTCCCAAAATCCAACTCCAAAAccataaagcaattaaaaataAAGCTCAATATGGTCAGTGTAAATTATTGTTTTTCAAAGACATTTTGTGCATCCCATCAAGAAGCACTTAGGTTCAAGCATAATGACACAAGACCAGATAATTAGAAACATCATGAATATCAATATGACTAACAAAAAACATCCTTGTTGCCAAAACATAGAAGGACCACAAAAGATGTATAGTTTCCTACATCATACCAGTCCTGATTTACAACTTCACAGTGAATTTCAGTTAATCCGATACAATAAATTACGATAATAACTACTAAACCTAAAGgctaattttaataaaaaaaattaatccaACATAATTAAACTGCTCGTCAGTAATAAATATTGCAACCAATATGTTtgagaatttgggaaaaaattgAATTTGCAGGGCTACGAAATTCAGGGTTTTGTACTGATAGATCATGGTTTAAGAGTTTTGATAAGGATGTAAAGGTTAATGGTTTTGATTTAAGTGAGAGGTTCCCTCATTCATAGATCATATCACCTGGGCATTCCCTTAAATTGACGTGGCAGAGGTATCGTTTAAGTGAGAGATTCCCTCCTTcataaggcctattcctatgcacatgtcaaACAACTGATTTTACCACTTtagcacccactatgggtatgtaataccccgatttcggcagtggttggccgaatggaatataagtaatgatttgtcctttccgaATACCAAGGCCCGATGAGTACACTTGATTGAGTTACggaaaaaacttctcagttaagcgtgttCGACCGAGAGTAGTCACAGGataggtgacctcttgggaagatGCTGTTGGATGACCGAAATAGTGCCGTttaaaatcccacactgctggataaccgcagtgggtaagtgggaacaatatcggtgttatttgggatacaactaggggcGGGTTGCTTGTGCTCGGATGGGAGAGTATGCCGGGAGTTATGCCAGATACTAGTCTCGTAAgaggcaaggaacgtctacataataccgaggccttttcaacaTAATTGCCTCCATAGTTGGAAAAAAactttgcagttaagcgtgctcgggcgggagtaatccagggatgggtgactatCCGAGAAGTTTCTgccggattaccgcagcgatgcctgttgaaaaccccacactgccggataaccatagtggctaagtggggacagtatcggtagagggacgggtcattagaAATGGTATTAGAGCCGACGAAG encodes:
- the LOC113353553 gene encoding zinc finger protein 11-like; this translates as MVESSKQKMERTLINKNNNSNKVKETWEHNRSYSYGKETLGSKFSWPPRPYTCSFCKREFRSAQALGGHMNIHRRDRARLNQSIPWDINQYQHANFISPNPNFHPSSSTAAAFTNHHFPPAAYPSTIAYPLPSSTTPPSITACSSSTPPSTEDNIRIKSFISSSSFSQLSSTKGQENAKNSAATALPMMEMLSEVGDGHQLEDFMNENYNHYQYCGSNNMKIYGENVRLDLEIGLCCEDDLDLELRLGFSS